The genomic DNA GTTATACTGCCTTCTGGCACTTCCTCTCGTGATTACTAGCATCTCAATATACCAGAAGTACCCATACCAAGCGAAGAAGAAGGTCTCTTAGACCTTAAAAAGTGTCGCAATATTAGGGGTAGACCTACATTTGCCTCAATAATAGAAGTGTTTCTTTTAGTTCCAAGTTGCTCTGGTTTTCTGTAGAGAGAGTTTCTGAAATTGTTTCTAGAGGTGTAATGACCACTAGCTTAGGGAATTGAGAAGGCaatcatcaccatcatcatcatcatcatcatcatcatcatcatcatctgtgCTTTCTTATGCAGAACTAAAATACCACTTGAATTGGTAGTGTTATTGTTTGGGCTTTGGTCCAATGGCCCCATCATTGTTGCAGTACATGTATGATGAACTAAGAGAAATCCCAAATGTTGTTCATCTCATGTCTGTTTGGAGCTTTGaattgtaaaaaattatactccTAGAATGAATTTGATTACGCCGCCTATGTGCGAGCCCAGCGGTAAGAAGATTTCCCTTCTTTCCTTAGGCTaggggattaattttttttatacacgAAATCTGTTTGCGAGAATTAGACTTGACTATAGTGCGGACTGTAGGCTGTCACTTTGCACGTTAGTAGGGTTAGGGTAAGGGGGTTCATTTCTCGACAATGGCTATGGCTTTAACCACAAATTTTTCTACAACAAATTTGATTACTATGATTTTATATGCAcctaaatactaaaaattattgAAAGTGCTTTCAATATTAatgttttaatccatacaaaataaataaacaagatGTAAATATTAATGCAAGTACTTGCCAATTGTCATTGAAActtttgaataatttatatttatttaaagataaattgCACTCCAACAGTCTTATCATTTGAGCATTTGCAGAAGAACTCATTtgcaaattattttgaattttttaagcCAGCACAAAACTGTTAGCTTCGGTCCTTTTGTTAGTATTTTCAGAATTCTtttttagatattattattttataaagaatAAATCCCAACAAACATATTCTTTTTAGAATGATAAAAACGAATAGGCAAAGGTCCATGTCACAGTAAAAGGAGGAGCAAATTTGAAGCAGTTCCGAGAAAAATTAGTAAGAGGTTGGATGCGTGGGAAGAGTTCATCTCTTtggacaaaaatatgaaaaagtcaTATAAATAATCCGAGAGAATAGAAGTTAATATCAAAAGATATTAAactgaaatatttttcaaaattatttcaaaataatgagagaaatccctatttatagatatatcCAGATTCTAAAATATATTGTACTCTTAACAGactaaataaatgatatttgtttttaagttaCTCTTAATTATTCATACATTTAATTACGAAAATCAACTTTTCAAGGGGGCTGGAAGATTAATTTGcctcaaatatttaaattttttaattaaaaaaatactaatcaTTATTCTTCATCAAAATTTGTTAACATCTATGGAGTTTTAGCTGATTTGAATAATTGTGAGTTACTAATGTTATATTAAATCAATTGTGACATATCATAAAGAagttattttaatcttttactTAGTCAACTATTATAGTAACTTTTCTAAGACAATTTATAAACTATCTAAACAAAATTTAGGAGTACCAACTTCTAGAAAGCTTTTTCAAGTTAGTCAAACagataaaaaaacatataaactATTAGAGAGCTTATAAGCTAGCAAAAAGGGTTAGCCAAACGTCCTCTAAAAGTGTCTCAACAACATGCAGTTATTTCACTCTGGCGTAGTTTTCAAATCTACCATTTTTTCCCTTTGATCGTGAATGACTAGAGTTGTGTGTGATGTTTGTGATCCAATCTTAAGTTCCTAACATAATTCAAAGTTTAAAGGATCTTGCTATCAGGATTCTAGGGTTTGAATAAGAAATCTAGAAAGAATCAAAAGATTTAGAACAAAAATGGAGAGAGAATCAGAAGAACAGAGACATATTCAATGTAATTGTGAGTTAATGCAGACAGAACAAAACCAAGAGATAGAATCAGGCAGCAAGAGAGAAACCAAACTTGAGAAAgaaatctgaaaattaattatcattcaACTATGACATTCCCTAATTAATCTaataacctatttataggctattttATCCTatacaactgaaaggtacaacagcaaaatataactaaaaaatatatatataattcgtAAGCACTATTATATTCTTGGGAAGCCTAGGGGTCGTGACACTTGCCTAAATGTAAAGGGTTTCTAGGACACCACAGGACGCAAAAATGATTAGGATAAGAGAGAATTCAGGCAAAATGATAGTACTAACCAAAGATTGGGTCTTCATTGTACAGGAGTTCATTGGATTACCCATCTAAGGTGACCCCACCTTGTAGAATGCCAGATTGCATCTTGGTATTTTAGACACCTCACAAGAGCCAGCCTCTCCTAGAAAGCAATGGTAAGGTTGCGTATATAAAGCTTCTCAGGACCCTACTATAAGCAGGAGCTCTGTGCACTGGATGCACATCTTGCTTTCACTAATAGACAGAATCAATTATTGGATTTTTTCtatgaatttgattttcattacaGGAGGACTCATGTGAACTGGTTATGAccttttaattgataataatagACTGAGATAACCAGTATCTATTTTGCCTCATATCTTATGCCTAAAACCAACTAATATGGGGACAAAGATCCTATGCTCTAGCTTGGATTGCTTGCTTTCAGAGTTGTTAAGACACAGACATCCTTTCACGGAGGTTCACTCTGTGGTCCATGGAGTTGGATTTGTGCTGTCCCTCTCTAGCATCAGTCCCGTCCACTTTTCTACCGAAAAAACCAGAGGATCGGATCTTCCTCCAGCCAAAGGGCCAGCCTGATGGATTGCTTGGCTGCTTGTTTAGCCTTATATATTCTCTTTGCAACTCAGTGTAGTCTCTCTTCAGCTCTTGCATTTCCTCTTTCACCTTCTCAAGCTCTGCTTTGAGGATCCTGATCTCCTTTGTGGACAAGCTTTCTTCCTGATCTGAATTGCCGCAGATTGTTGGTTGCTCCTTTCCTTGCACTGCTGCCCTCATCTTTACTTGCTCCGAGAACAACACCTGTGGAGCTCTCTAGGTTAGCTTTTTAATATGACAAATGTGGAATACGAGTAAATGGATTGGCGGTTATATGATTCTATACATCTCTCTCTTCAAGGCATTCTTAACAATATACTGAAATTTATGCTCACAAGTTTAAGACTTCATAGAATGATCCTTCCCTGGTAATATGCCATTCCATGATACTTGATTTCTAATCAAGCAAAGTTCTTTAATTTCAGCTTCATAATCTGAAGCATGGACTCGTGAGCTTGGTTCTCATAAGATCGGTTGAGGTAATCCAAAATAGGACCGTAAACCAGGTTTTATAGGAATTCTGAAGAGGAGAATTGGACAGAGGGTGTTTCTCAGCTAGAGTAGGGGGTGTTGCTATAGTGGCTAGGTTGAGTATTATCACTTAGTTGGGTGACTGACACTGGACGAAACTGCAGGGGTTATCACCACAAACACTCCCTATAGACTTAAAGCTTTCCATAGTTAAGTAGATTAAAAGATGAAAGAGATAGACCAGAGATGACAGGGGAAGGTATTCAGTTCACAAATATATGGCAGTCAGAACAGCTTCGGCCCAAAACAAGGAGGACAAAAGGGCTTGCTAGTGACTTCCTTTTttgggggggcgggggggagaAGATATATGACAATAAGCTTGTGGCTTCTATCTAGTGAACTTATTTTTGAAGAGTTTAATGAAGTTTACGCTGTTCAGAGCTTAATTGGAGCTTTTGTGTAACACATTGATACTGGAATGCAAGAAGCCTATGACCACAATCATTTATGAATTTTACCTGTATTATGGTTCTCAAAGGCAACCGATCATTCTGCgcagcatgcatgcatgcatcaaGTGACAGCTTCCGGCAGTCCATTATTTTGCATAGTCTTCTGCGCTCGTGCTCTGATAAAGAAGGATGAGACTATAGGAAAGCTCTGGAAAttaggtttcaaaatatttcttagaagaaagaaagaaaaatggtgATGGAATGTGATGCAAACCTTGAGGTAGGTATCGATGGCTCTATAGATACCATCATGGCACATTCGAGCATTGTCAGGCAATACTTCAGTCAGAACTTGAAATTTGGTGATGGAGAGATTTGGGTCTCCTGCGATCTCAGCTAGATAACTGTCCAACAGTTTGCTAATCAACTTTCCGGACTTCTGTTCCTGGTTCTCTTGCCGCTGTTCATGCATCAGGAAATATTCTACAATCCTTAGCACCACATCTATGTTGTGCATTGTGGATTCATCCGGGGGGCTGAGCTAGCAATTAATGTATATTGAGAGGAATGTTAACCCAATAAGTGTCAATGAAATCTGTTCTACCTTTCATAGTAAAGATTACATAGGATACTAGATTGTTCATGCTATGATGGTTAAGAAGGAATACTCACTTCATTGTCTTTCCTTGATCTGCAATTATACAATTAGGAACCAGAAGATCATCTACATCTGCTTTTTCCAACACCATCCCGATCCTTTTCTCGATTTCTGAAATCAAAGCTTGTGATGCAGAATGTACCAAGGCTATCTTTAGCAACCCCAATAAGAACTTGCATGGGACAGCTTCTCTCTCAGGAGGCAGTAGGCTCACTAAGGTCTCTACGATCATTCTTTGCCCATTATTTCCGACATTCCCTTCCTGTCTCCTGCTGCTTACTATATTTAAATGCAGTTCTTTTTTGCTATAATTGAATCTTCTTAGCCCTTCCAATTGTACATCCATGCCTGGCAACCATTTTTTCGCGTAGCAAATGATACATGAACCAATAGTTTCGGGTTTCATTCCTTTGGCCTTTAAAGCTCTTATAATCCGTGAAAAATGATCAATGTGGAGTGTTACCGCATCTTCAAACCACCAGCCCTCATCGTTAATCGCTTCTCCACTACTTAGGTTTTCTTGGGAAGCTTTCCAAGCAATTGAGTCACAGCATCTTCGAACAATTTGGAGATTCTCTGCCCATGGAGATAGAGTCTCACAAGATTTGAGAACGGTAATCAAGTCTCTCCATGAAGAAAGGATTATAAATGAGAGGAATGATTCTGTCTTAGAGATAAGGTTTCCATCTTCGAGTACTTCAGTCATCTGTAGAAACTCTGATGCACATCTCAGTGCAGCAACGTTGTCAGGATTTAGGCTTACAGGGAGACCATAACAGAATTTGAGAATAATCTCAAATGTTTCTGATCCACCTGGGAAATTCTCAAGCTTCAGATCGTATCCTAAATTTGAGTTTGAAGGCTGTAGTTCGACTTCAGCTAGGTAGCCACATCTTGATACCAATGGATACTGTTTCCGGAATAGTTAGAGATAAAGACAACAATGAGTAACTCAATTCCTCAACAGGACATGGTATTGATGAATTCATCCACTCAAAAAGTCTAATGAATCTTCTCAGATAAATCTTCAGTTGAACAATAAATCAGCATAGAAAAAGAGGAAATGCAAAAAGAACTATTCTAACCCACAAGTCTACCAGAGCTCTCATCTCTTGAGAGTCCATAGAAGATAGCTAGCTAGAGATGGTAATTGTTCTTGACATCTTAGTTTCATTCTGAAAGACAGATTAAATCAAAACTGACTGTCGGTTAACAAAGCAGATCAATATATCATTCTAACTTATTTGTGGGTTTTAAGCTTTAGGGTTCCTTCTCCTTCTGGATTCGGAAAGCAAATACTTGAAACAGTTGTTCATTTCATGTCTCTGTTGTTACCTTGTGAACATTGAAGGTGATATCTTGAACTTGGATTGATAGATCTGTTGGTATTTGAGAGGTGGCAAACCTGCACAAGCATACGATCACAAATTAAGAAGAAGACAAATTAGAGAAAGAAAGGCATGAGTTAAAGCTTTTGCTCTCTCTTTAATTTTGATTACTTTATATGCTGCAGGACGAAGCAAGGATCAGAGTGTTTACCATGAATGCTCATTCTTCTCAAAGCCATCTGCTATTGAGATGATGCCGGCAGGAAGTACAATGCTCTGGCTATGAACTTTGTGGGCACTATTAGAATCACTTGGAGGGATCTGTGGTTGAGCCATAGGGAGGTGAGTCGATAGTGGTCACTTGCTGTGTAGATATTGCAGCAGGCAGCAGCACCATCTGATAAGAGACCATGAAGCCAGTGGGGCATGGTTTGAGTAAATGCCGGAGAGGCGAGTTGTGGCTGGTAAGAGGGTGGTGCCCGGCTTGGGTGTTGGCAGAGAGAAAAATCAGGTGGAATACTCCGGAGATGGGAACAGAATTTGTCCATGACCAGCCCCTTTCGATCCACGTAAACTCCATCATGACCAGGAGGCCATTGTGTGGCTTAAACGAAGGTAAGCAACGGTAAGCTTATTCCTTTCAGGCCCGGCTCAAGGGCATAGGCCActaaggcctatgcctagggcctCCAAGAAAGTGGGGCctaaaattgataattaattaatttttaaatattttaaaatacaaaaattattaattttattttacgataattttctttgattttatattctttttattttattattttatttaaaggcGAAGGCTCCCAACTCTTCAAATctatagattattttttaatattagataatGTATAGTGAGATATCATTTAAATGAGGAGGCCTCCAACTTTTTAAGTTTACGGATGATTTTTTCAATGTTAGGCAATAAATAATGAGATTTAAAATAGTaacgtaataaaaaaaaaaaggataagaataatttgataaaataattttttgaatgacGAAAATTTTGTCTGGAGAATCTGCATGGATCTGGtcattaaaaaaagtaaaaataaattaataaatttttaatttgcaagACCTGTCTATAAATTCCTCACATTTTTttgcttattcaatttttacgttttcatatctttttttttttgtttatattatcaattaaaaaatatttttttaatttgaataaaaaaatttaattagtaattttgcatctcaaaaaataaataaaataaaaattaaataatttttaatatttatttatattattaaaaggtCACTAAATTAAAGCTTGCCTAGGGCCACAAATGTTGTCAAGACGCTCTATTTTCTTTATGATCTAAATGTCATGAGTTCAAGCTCCAATCTAAATGTCAGAAGTTCGAGCTCCGAAAATTCTGTCTTAATCCTCACAAAACATAGGGTGTCTCACCATCATAATCACTTCCAGGGTGCATGGTCTAGCAATTGGGAGTGATCACTTTGGTGCAGAGTCATTGTGGTAGGGTGGTGGAGGGTACCCTTTAGGGTGAGACAAGATGGGAGGGAGTGGGGGCATGGCTTGAGTAAATGGGTGAGAGGTGAGTTGTGGCTGGAAAGAGGGTTGGTGGGTGGATAACTTTGGCTTCTTAAAATCTAGACACCAAGCAAAGATCAGGTGGAAAGCCCAGCCAGATAGAGAACAGAACGTGGGCCATGGATTACACCTGTTCTGTTCTAAACTGACTGATCAGCCAGCCATGACCAGCAGCTGATCCCCTCTGGTTTTTTAACTTCAAAATGCAAACAATATGGTGGGTTAGTTAGTAGTATTCCATTTTCACACACACGGAGGCAAAAGTAACAACTTactttatatgtatgtatgataTAGGCCCCATGTTAAGGAACGGccaaatcttaatatatattaaaataataaaaattttgtgtaTGATTTTTCCTCAAAAAGTTATCTCTAAAATgtgtatgaattttttaatattgttaattaattaaaaataaatattttttatcatattttctcatcaattaatccctcaatcaatcaaaaataaatattatttttaagaaatatgAATGAACAACTTAAACTagtaattaagtcataaaaaaatcatctatttatataaaatcttttcttttctttacatCTTATCTTactatcttaatatatattaaagtagcaAAGTTCCCGCGCACAGTTTCTCGCC from Diospyros lotus cultivar Yz01 chromosome 4, ASM1463336v1, whole genome shotgun sequence includes the following:
- the LOC127799401 gene encoding BTB/POZ domain-containing protein DOT3, with translation MAQPQIPPSDSNSAHKVHSQSIVLPAGIISIADGFEKNEHSWFATSQIPTDLSIQVQDITFNVHKYPLVSRCGYLAEVELQPSNSNLGYDLKLENFPGGSETFEIILKFCYGLPVSLNPDNVAALRCASEFLQMTEVLEDGNLISKTESFLSFIILSSWRDLITVLKSCETLSPWAENLQIVRRCCDSIAWKASQENLSSGEAINDEGWWFEDAVTLHIDHFSRIIRALKAKGMKPETIGSCIICYAKKWLPGMDVQLEGLRRFNYSKKELHLNIVSSRRQEGNVGNNGQRMIVETLVSLLPPEREAVPCKFLLGLLKIALVHSASQALISEIEKRIGMVLEKADVDDLLVPNCIIADQGKTMNPPDESTMHNIDVVLRIVEYFLMHEQRQENQEQKSGKLISKLLDSYLAEIAGDPNLSITKFQVLTEVLPDNARMCHDGIYRAIDTYLKSHPSLSEHERRRLCKIMDCRKLSLDACMHAAQNDRLPLRTIIQVLFSEQVKMRAAVQGKEQPTICGNSDQEESLSTKEIRILKAELEKVKEEMQELKRDYTELQREYIRLNKQPSNPSGWPFGWRKIRSSGFFGRKVDGTDAREGQHKSNSMDHRVNLRERMSVS